In one Methylobacterium sp. SyP6R genomic region, the following are encoded:
- a CDS encoding ABC transporter transmembrane domain-containing protein, whose protein sequence is MARNDTARPRASLGALKPLIPFAARYKGRIGAAIVALVAASGATLTVPVAVRRVVDLGFAHGEVGMIDAYFGGLIGVVAVLAVASAARYYCVVTLGERVVADLRAAVFSRLTTLDPAFFDRARSGELVSRLTADAAQVKSVFGVSLSILLRNLFLFAGAVGMMVWTSPRLSVLVLAAIPLIVFPLILSGRGVRRRSRAAQDRLADASAFATEAVGAVRTMQAFGMAPATAARFAAASEEAFLASRGSARARALLTGVAIFLISASVVGVLWYGAQGVAAGTISAGQLSQFVLYAVFGASALGQLSEVYGELTLAAGAAERLGEILDTVPVIAAPDRPRALPVPPRGEIAFEHVRFHYPTRPEHAALHDLSFTAAPGERVALVGPSGAGKSTVLQLLLRFYDPESGEVRIDGVPVDAVEPEALRARMALVPQDPVVFSGSILDNIRYGRPEADQAEVERAATQAHADGFIRALPQGYATHVGERGVTLSGGQRQRIAIARAILKDAPVLLLDEATSALDAESERAVQAALDVLMKGRTTLVIAHRLATIRAADRILVLEDGRIAEEGTHDALLARGGLYAQLAALQFGAGVDLAGERQVAEV, encoded by the coding sequence CGATCTCGGCTTCGCTCACGGCGAGGTCGGGATGATCGACGCCTATTTCGGCGGCCTGATCGGGGTGGTGGCGGTCCTCGCCGTCGCCAGCGCCGCCCGCTACTACTGCGTCGTGACGCTCGGCGAGCGGGTGGTGGCGGATTTGCGCGCCGCCGTGTTCTCCCGCCTCACCACCCTCGATCCCGCCTTCTTCGACCGGGCGCGCAGCGGCGAGCTGGTCTCGCGCCTGACCGCGGACGCCGCCCAGGTGAAGTCGGTCTTCGGGGTCTCGCTCTCGATCCTGCTGCGCAACCTGTTCCTGTTCGCCGGCGCGGTCGGGATGATGGTCTGGACCAGCCCCCGGCTCTCGGTGCTGGTGCTGGCGGCGATCCCGCTCATCGTCTTCCCGCTGATCCTGTCGGGCCGCGGCGTGCGACGCCGCTCGCGGGCCGCGCAGGACCGGCTCGCCGACGCCTCGGCCTTCGCCACCGAGGCGGTGGGGGCGGTGCGCACCATGCAGGCCTTCGGCATGGCGCCGGCCACCGCCGCCCGCTTCGCCGCGGCGTCCGAGGAGGCGTTCCTGGCCTCGCGCGGCTCGGCCCGGGCGCGGGCGCTGCTCACGGGCGTGGCGATCTTCCTGATCTCGGCCAGCGTCGTCGGCGTGCTGTGGTACGGCGCGCAAGGGGTGGCCGCCGGCACGATCTCGGCCGGGCAATTGTCGCAATTCGTGCTCTACGCGGTGTTCGGCGCGAGTGCGCTCGGCCAGCTCTCGGAGGTCTACGGCGAGTTGACGCTCGCCGCCGGTGCCGCCGAACGCCTGGGCGAGATCCTCGACACCGTGCCGGTCATCGCCGCGCCGGACCGGCCCCGCGCCCTGCCGGTGCCGCCGCGCGGCGAGATCGCCTTCGAGCATGTGCGCTTCCATTACCCGACCCGGCCCGAGCACGCGGCGCTCCACGATCTCAGCTTCACGGCGGCGCCGGGCGAGCGCGTGGCCCTCGTCGGGCCGTCGGGCGCCGGCAAAAGCACGGTGCTGCAACTGCTCCTGCGCTTCTACGATCCGGAATCCGGCGAGGTGCGGATCGACGGCGTGCCGGTCGACGCGGTCGAGCCCGAGGCCTTGCGCGCCCGCATGGCCCTGGTGCCGCAGGACCCGGTCGTGTTCAGCGGCAGCATCCTCGACAACATCCGCTACGGCCGGCCCGAGGCGGACCAGGCCGAGGTGGAGCGCGCAGCGACCCAGGCCCATGCCGACGGTTTCATCCGCGCCCTGCCGCAGGGTTACGCGACCCATGTCGGCGAGCGCGGCGTCACGCTCTCGGGCGGCCAGCGGCAGCGCATCGCCATCGCCCGGGCGATCCTCAAGGATGCCCCGGTCCTGCTCCTCGACGAGGCGACCTCGGCGCTCGACGCCGAGAGCGAGCGGGCGGTCCAGGCCGCCCTCGACGTGCTGATGAAGGGCCGCACCACCCTGGTCATCGCCCATCGCCTCGCCACCATCCGGGCCGCCGACCGCATCCTGGTGCTGGAGGACGGCCGCATCGCCGAGGAGGGCACCCACGACGCGCTACTGGCGCGTGGCGGGCTCTACGCCCAGCTGGCGGCATTGCAGTTCGGTGCCGGGGTCGACCTGGCGGGGGAGCGGCAGGTGGCGGAGGTGTGA
- a CDS encoding peptidoglycan -binding protein, giving the protein MAGRLVRRDRALNVWPGYVDALTTLLLSVVFLLTIFVTGQFFLSQELSGRDTVLERLNRQISELTDLLALERSGKRALEDSAAGLRANLQGSEAERRRLQDLLAGGQGAEGKAAELGRQLDAEKGATTRALSQVDLLNQQISAMRQQLAALEDALAASETRDRESQARIADLGSRLNVALAQRVQELARYRSDFFGRLRQILGNRPDIRIVGDRFVLQSEVLFSAGQAVLKPEAGPEIDRIASAILELNRQIPADIPWVLRVDGHTDARPINSSQFPSNWALSAARAIAVVQYLVGKGIPPQRLLAGAFGEFQPLDTGTSEEAYARNRRIEMKLTER; this is encoded by the coding sequence ATGGCCGGCCGCCTCGTCCGGCGCGACCGCGCCCTCAATGTCTGGCCCGGCTACGTCGATGCGCTGACGACGCTGCTGCTCTCGGTCGTCTTCCTGCTCACCATCTTCGTCACCGGCCAGTTCTTCCTGTCGCAGGAATTGTCGGGCCGCGACACGGTGCTGGAACGGCTGAACCGCCAGATCTCCGAGCTGACCGACCTCCTGGCGCTGGAGCGCTCCGGCAAGCGTGCGCTGGAGGACAGCGCCGCGGGACTTCGGGCGAACCTGCAAGGGTCGGAAGCCGAGCGCCGACGGCTGCAGGATCTGCTCGCCGGCGGCCAGGGCGCGGAAGGCAAGGCGGCGGAACTCGGCCGCCAGCTCGATGCCGAGAAGGGCGCCACCACCCGCGCCCTCAGCCAGGTCGATCTCCTGAACCAGCAGATCTCCGCGATGCGCCAGCAGCTCGCAGCGTTGGAGGATGCGCTCGCGGCGTCCGAGACCCGCGACCGCGAGAGCCAGGCCCGCATCGCCGATCTCGGCAGCCGCCTCAACGTGGCTTTGGCGCAGCGCGTGCAGGAACTGGCGCGCTACCGCTCGGACTTCTTCGGGCGCCTGCGCCAGATCCTCGGCAACCGCCCCGACATCCGCATCGTCGGCGACCGCTTCGTGCTGCAATCCGAGGTGCTGTTCTCCGCCGGCCAGGCGGTGCTCAAGCCCGAGGCCGGGCCGGAGATCGACCGGATCGCCAGCGCCATCCTGGAGCTCAACCGCCAGATCCCGGCCGACATCCCGTGGGTGCTGCGGGTCGACGGCCATACCGATGCGCGGCCGATCAACTCCTCGCAATTCCCGTCGAACTGGGCGCTGTCGGCGGCCCGCGCCATCGCGGTGGTGCAGTACCTCGTGGGCAAGGGCATCCCGCCCCAGCGCCTGCTCGCCGGCGCCTTCGGCGAGTTCCAGCCCCTCGACACCGGGACGAGCGAGGAGGCCTATGCCCGCAACCGTCGGATCGAGATGAAGCTGACGGAGCGGTGA
- a CDS encoding MotA/TolQ/ExbB proton channel family protein: protein MAASAASPPLTSPRIYLIRMAVFLTLAGFLAFVLYRQIVPAFMANPGLNGLILGATSIAIIMAFGQVQRLFREVRFANRTATGAADPGSPRVLGALVPALQEARAGRPHPQGQFQPLLDSVASRLDEGREILRYIGGLLILLGLLGTFWGLIDTLSAVGGVIRSMRAGGGDAAVMFDELKSGLAVPLSGIGLAFSASLFGLAGSLVIGFLDLQAGQAHNRFYNELEDWLVTAAGPAPAPVPVPVTVPASAALASAPPRPPEPAPKGDAVLKDIADAMTRLGTLVGDSTAHGRASTQAMANLAEGIQGLVQHMRAEQQMIRDWVEAQANRERELKQVLDRLAREKVE, encoded by the coding sequence ATGGCGGCGAGCGCAGCGTCCCCTCCCCTGACATCGCCGCGGATCTACCTCATCCGCATGGCGGTGTTCCTGACGCTGGCCGGCTTCCTGGCCTTCGTGCTCTATCGCCAGATCGTGCCGGCCTTCATGGCCAATCCGGGCCTCAACGGCCTGATCCTCGGCGCGACCTCGATCGCCATCATCATGGCGTTCGGGCAGGTGCAGCGCCTCTTCCGCGAGGTGCGCTTCGCCAACCGGACCGCCACCGGCGCCGCCGATCCCGGCAGCCCCCGGGTGCTCGGCGCCCTGGTGCCGGCGCTCCAGGAGGCGCGGGCCGGCCGGCCGCACCCGCAAGGGCAGTTCCAGCCGCTCCTCGACAGCGTGGCGTCGCGGCTCGACGAGGGGCGCGAGATCCTGCGCTACATCGGCGGCCTCCTGATCCTGCTCGGCCTCTTGGGCACCTTCTGGGGCCTGATCGACACGCTCTCGGCGGTCGGCGGCGTGATCCGCTCGATGCGGGCGGGCGGCGGCGACGCGGCGGTGATGTTCGACGAATTGAAGAGCGGCCTCGCGGTGCCGTTGTCGGGAATAGGCCTCGCCTTCTCGGCCTCGCTGTTCGGCCTCGCCGGCTCCCTCGTGATCGGCTTCCTCGACCTCCAGGCGGGGCAGGCCCACAACCGGTTCTACAACGAACTCGAAGACTGGCTCGTCACCGCCGCGGGCCCGGCGCCGGCGCCCGTTCCGGTCCCCGTCACGGTGCCGGCATCGGCCGCGCTCGCTAGCGCCCCGCCGCGCCCACCCGAGCCCGCCCCGAAGGGCGACGCGGTGCTGAAGGACATCGCCGACGCGATGACGCGGCTCGGCACCCTGGTCGGCGACAGCACGGCGCATGGCCGCGCCAGCACCCAGGCGATGGCGAACCTCGCCGAGGGCATCCAGGGCCTCGTCCAGCACATGCGGGCCGAGCAGCAGATGATCCGCGACTGGGTCGAGGCGCAGGCCAACCGCGAGCGCGAGCTGAAGCAGGTGCTCGACCGCCTCGCCCGGGAGAAGGTCGAGTGA
- a CDS encoding TIGR00282 family metallophosphoesterase, which translates to MRLLFLGDIVGRPGRLAVSERLPALRERWRLDCVVINGENAAGGFGITESICDELINAGADAVTLGNHSFDQREAMVFIARQPRLVRPANYPPGTPGRGATVVETRAGARVLVVNVMGRIFLDPLDDPFAAAERELSACPLRDAADAVIVDVHAEATSEKEAFGWFLDGRASLVVGTHTHVPTADHRILPGGTAYMSDVGMCGDYDSVLGMQKDEPVRRFLQKTPGSRLEAATGEGTLCGIAVETDDATGLARRVSPVRLGPHLEETWPRHWD; encoded by the coding sequence ATGCGCCTCCTCTTTCTCGGCGACATCGTCGGCAGGCCGGGCCGCCTGGCGGTGAGCGAGCGCCTGCCGGCCTTGCGCGAGCGCTGGCGCCTCGATTGCGTGGTGATCAACGGCGAGAACGCCGCCGGCGGCTTCGGCATCACCGAGAGCATCTGCGACGAATTGATCAATGCCGGCGCCGACGCGGTGACGCTCGGCAACCACTCCTTCGACCAGCGCGAGGCGATGGTGTTCATCGCCCGCCAGCCCCGGCTGGTGCGCCCGGCGAACTACCCGCCCGGCACGCCGGGCCGCGGCGCCACGGTGGTCGAGACGCGGGCGGGCGCCCGGGTCCTCGTCGTCAACGTGATGGGCCGGATCTTCCTCGATCCGCTCGACGATCCCTTCGCGGCGGCCGAGCGCGAATTGTCGGCCTGCCCGTTGCGCGACGCCGCCGACGCGGTGATCGTCGACGTCCATGCCGAGGCGACGAGCGAGAAGGAAGCCTTCGGCTGGTTCCTCGACGGGCGTGCGAGCCTCGTCGTCGGCACCCACACCCACGTCCCGACCGCCGACCACCGCATCCTGCCGGGCGGCACCGCCTACATGTCGGATGTCGGCATGTGCGGCGACTACGATTCGGTCCTCGGCATGCAGAAGGACGAGCCGGTCCGCCGCTTCCTGCAGAAGACCCCGGGCAGCCGGCTCGAAGCCGCGACCGGCGAGGGCACGCTCTGCGGCATCGCGGTCGAGACCGACGATGCCACCGGCCTCGCCCGGCGGGTGAGCCCGGTGCGCCTCGGGCCGCATCTCGAGGAAACCTGGCCGCGGCACTGGGATTGA
- a CDS encoding 5-formyltetrahydrofolate cyclo-ligase, which translates to MTTDVSPASPDKAALRNAALARRDGLAVEAREDASRRIAETVLSLPEIAQADVVSAYWPIRSEVDVRPLIARLRARGQAVALPQVTPDGLVFRLTAEGDALSPGGFGLSEPGPDARIVDPRVLLVPLAAFDRRGHRIGYGKGYYDRALARLDVPVRALAIGIAFSAQETPFVPDGPHDRPLDAIVTEAGLIHPTGD; encoded by the coding sequence ATGACGACGGACGTTTCCCCCGCCTCCCCGGACAAGGCCGCGTTGCGGAACGCCGCCCTCGCGCGGCGGGACGGGCTGGCGGTCGAGGCCCGCGAGGACGCCTCCCGCCGCATCGCCGAGACGGTCCTGTCCCTCCCCGAGATCGCGCAGGCCGACGTGGTCTCGGCCTATTGGCCGATCCGCAGCGAGGTCGACGTGCGGCCGCTGATCGCGCGTTTGCGCGCCCGCGGACAGGCCGTGGCCCTGCCGCAAGTCACGCCCGACGGGCTGGTGTTCCGCCTCACGGCCGAGGGCGACGCGCTTAGCCCCGGCGGTTTCGGCCTGAGCGAGCCCGGGCCCGATGCGCGGATCGTCGATCCCCGCGTGCTGCTGGTGCCGCTCGCGGCCTTCGACCGGCGCGGACACCGCATCGGCTACGGCAAGGGCTATTACGACCGGGCGCTGGCCCGCCTCGACGTGCCGGTCCGTGCGCTCGCCATCGGCATCGCGTTTTCCGCCCAGGAAACCCCCTTCGTGCCGGACGGCCCGCACGACCGGCCCCTCGACGCCATCGTGACCGAGGCGGGCCTGATCCACCCCACCGGAGACTGA
- a CDS encoding MAPEG family protein: protein MSPKAVLAPVFVQVLLTLLLLLWTGRARFAAARAGAVTLKDISLGERTWPAPVQQVSNAFANQFELPVLFYVLTGFALATGKADHLFVGLAWLFVLTRIVHAGIYVTGNVVIRRFQAFLAGAIVLMAMWGIFAVRILVA, encoded by the coding sequence ATGAGCCCGAAAGCCGTTCTCGCCCCCGTCTTCGTCCAGGTCCTGCTGACCCTTCTCCTGCTGCTCTGGACCGGGCGGGCACGCTTTGCCGCGGCGCGGGCCGGCGCCGTGACGCTTAAGGACATCTCGCTCGGCGAGCGCACCTGGCCGGCGCCGGTGCAGCAGGTCTCGAACGCCTTCGCCAACCAGTTCGAATTGCCGGTGCTGTTCTACGTCCTGACCGGGTTCGCGCTCGCGACGGGCAAGGCCGATCACCTCTTCGTCGGCCTCGCCTGGCTGTTCGTGCTGACCCGGATCGTCCATGCGGGGATCTACGTCACCGGCAACGTGGTGATCCGGCGCTTCCAGGCGTTTTTGGCCGGGGCGATCGTCCTGATGGCGATGTGGGGGATCTTCGCCGTCAGGATTCTCGTCGCTTGA
- a CDS encoding RsmB/NOP family class I SAM-dependent RNA methyltransferase has protein sequence MTPGARLSAAIEVLADIAERRRPVADALKDWGLAHRFAGSGDRATIATLVYDALRRRASAAWIMGEETPRAALIGSLRLQRGLAAQTVAGLFTGERFAPAPLTEAERTRLETGTLNDAPVHVAGDVPEWVVPSLAAALGDDLLPELRALARRAPLDIRVNTLKATRQGTAEALAHLAPEPTPLSPDGLRVPLGEDGRGPALHVEPEFLDGWFEIQDEGSQLAARLSGADAGMTVIDLCAGGGGKTLALAALMNNAGRLIATDGDPRRLAPIHERLRRAGATAEIRTPRGGKGRPDVLTDLDGTADLVLVDAPCTGSGTWRRNPDAKWRLRPGSLATRVAEQEAVLDRAARLVRPGGRIVYITCSLLPEENDAAVAGLAGRRDDIAPRPLDLPDAVAAKVRRTAHGIQMSPERTGTDGFYVALLERTGAHP, from the coding sequence ATGACCCCCGGCGCCCGTCTCTCCGCCGCCATCGAGGTCCTGGCCGATATCGCCGAGCGCCGCCGCCCGGTGGCCGATGCCCTGAAGGATTGGGGCCTCGCCCACCGCTTCGCCGGCTCCGGCGACCGGGCCACCATCGCCACCCTGGTCTACGATGCCTTGCGCCGGCGCGCCTCCGCCGCCTGGATCATGGGCGAGGAGACGCCCCGCGCCGCGCTGATCGGCTCGCTGCGGCTCCAGCGCGGCCTCGCGGCCCAGACGGTCGCCGGTCTGTTCACCGGCGAGCGCTTCGCGCCCGCCCCCCTCACCGAGGCCGAGCGGACGAGGCTCGAGACCGGGACGCTCAATGACGCTCCGGTCCACGTCGCCGGCGACGTGCCCGAATGGGTGGTGCCGTCGCTGGCGGCAGCGCTCGGCGACGATCTCCTGCCCGAATTGCGAGCGCTCGCCCGCCGTGCACCCCTCGACATCCGGGTCAACACCCTGAAGGCGACCCGCCAGGGCACCGCCGAGGCGCTGGCCCATCTCGCGCCCGAGCCGACGCCGCTCTCGCCGGACGGCCTGCGGGTGCCGCTGGGCGAGGACGGCCGCGGGCCGGCGCTCCACGTCGAGCCGGAATTCCTGGACGGCTGGTTCGAGATCCAGGACGAGGGCTCGCAGCTCGCCGCCCGCCTCTCCGGGGCGGATGCCGGCATGACCGTGATCGACCTCTGCGCCGGCGGCGGCGGAAAGACCCTGGCGCTCGCCGCCCTGATGAACAACGCGGGCCGGCTGATCGCCACCGACGGCGATCCGCGCCGCCTCGCGCCGATCCACGAGCGCCTGCGCCGGGCCGGCGCCACGGCCGAGATACGCACGCCGCGCGGCGGAAAAGGGCGCCCGGACGTGCTGACCGACCTCGACGGCACCGCCGACCTCGTCCTCGTCGATGCGCCCTGCACCGGCTCGGGCACCTGGCGGCGCAACCCGGATGCCAAGTGGCGCCTGCGCCCCGGCAGCCTCGCGACGCGGGTCGCCGAGCAGGAAGCGGTCCTCGACCGCGCCGCGCGGCTGGTGCGGCCGGGCGGGCGGATCGTGTACATCACCTGCTCGCTCCTGCCGGAGGAGAACGACGCGGCCGTGGCCGGGCTCGCAGGCCGGCGCGACGACATCGCGCCCCGGCCCCTCGACCTGCCCGACGCGGTCGCCGCCAAGGTCCGCCGCACCGCCCACGGCATCCAGATGAGCCCGGAGCGGACCGGCACCGACGGCTTCTACGTCGCGCTCCTGGAGCGCACCGGCGCTCACCCTTGA
- a CDS encoding alpha/beta hydrolase: MALHRRTLLTGTAALALAPAAAQERPAGQDKPRETPLGHDAPPETAPGATLEVMPLWPGRPPGGGGPGPDGPRFDESREGVVTGVAEPCLLVMRPARSTGSAMVIAAGGGYRRIDLGHEAVPVGRWLNSLGVTAFALVYRLPGEGWAAGADAPIQDALRATRLVRARARRYGYEPNRVGVMGFSAGGHLMGAASTRFTAPLYKPVDEDDAVSARPDVAALIYPVITLKPPFDRTSSRRVLVGDSPTRIATETYSVETRVPPETPPTFLAQAADDPIAVVDNSLLMFSALRAVEVPVEMHLFERGGHGFNLGVPGSPAAAWPGLFATWARRRGFIRL, from the coding sequence ATGGCGCTGCATCGCAGGACGTTGCTCACGGGAACGGCCGCCCTCGCCCTCGCGCCCGCCGCCGCGCAGGAGCGGCCTGCGGGCCAGGACAAACCCCGGGAGACACCCTTGGGGCACGACGCACCGCCGGAGACCGCGCCCGGCGCCACCCTGGAGGTGATGCCGCTCTGGCCCGGCAGGCCGCCGGGGGGCGGCGGGCCCGGTCCGGACGGGCCGCGCTTCGACGAGAGCCGCGAGGGCGTGGTCACCGGCGTCGCCGAGCCCTGCCTGCTGGTGATGCGCCCGGCGCGGTCGACCGGGAGCGCGATGGTGATCGCCGCCGGCGGCGGCTACCGTCGCATCGATCTCGGCCACGAGGCGGTGCCGGTCGGGCGCTGGCTCAACAGCCTCGGCGTCACCGCCTTCGCGCTGGTCTACCGCCTGCCCGGCGAGGGCTGGGCGGCAGGGGCCGACGCGCCGATCCAGGACGCCCTGCGGGCGACGCGGCTGGTGCGGGCGCGGGCCCGGCGCTACGGCTACGAGCCGAACCGCGTCGGGGTGATGGGCTTCTCCGCCGGCGGCCACCTCATGGGCGCGGCCAGCACCCGCTTCACCGCGCCGCTCTACAAGCCCGTGGACGAGGACGATGCGGTCTCCGCCCGGCCCGACGTCGCGGCGCTGATCTACCCGGTCATCACCCTCAAACCCCCGTTCGACCGTACCTCGAGCCGCCGCGTCCTCGTCGGCGACAGCCCGACCCGGATCGCCACCGAGACCTACTCGGTCGAGACCCGCGTGCCGCCCGAGACCCCGCCGACCTTCCTGGCCCAGGCCGCCGACGATCCGATCGCGGTCGTCGACAACTCCCTCCTGATGTTCTCGGCTTTGCGGGCCGTCGAGGTGCCGGTGGAGATGCACCTGTTCGAGCGCGGCGGCCACGGCTTCAACCTCGGCGTGCCGGGGTCGCCCGCGGCGGCCTGGCCGGGCCTGTTCGCGACCTGGGCGAGGCGGCGCGGGTTCATCCGGCTGTGA
- a CDS encoding alpha/beta fold hydrolase, protein MTDQLPPDPNLSAPLGHLEGESPPAPDWFRDAVAAAPEIGRVTVKGARLETFAWGERGRPGLMLLHGNGAHAGWWRFIAPYLADGYRVAALSWSGMGGSDWRETYDLDTFADEIEAVAKGTRLFDAGMPVMVGHSFGCFPMLTEAGRESGRWRGAVIVDPPIFSPERRTGRRREDGRYAAHRIYPTLEAALARFRFAPMQPCDALYIADLIARESLKEVAGGWTWRFDPSLWARLALPDRAAMVKGARCPLALVTGARSDLMRPADAAYVQGLLPPGSPRIDLPEAYHHVMVDQPLAFVAALRTLLALWPN, encoded by the coding sequence GTGACCGACCAGCTGCCCCCCGACCCGAACCTCTCCGCCCCCCTCGGCCACCTGGAGGGCGAGTCTCCGCCGGCCCCCGACTGGTTCCGGGACGCCGTCGCCGCCGCCCCCGAGATCGGCCGCGTGACGGTGAAGGGCGCGCGCCTCGAGACCTTCGCATGGGGGGAACGCGGGCGACCGGGGCTGATGCTGCTGCACGGCAACGGGGCCCATGCGGGCTGGTGGCGCTTCATCGCGCCTTATCTCGCGGACGGCTACCGGGTCGCGGCCCTGTCCTGGTCGGGCATGGGCGGCTCGGACTGGCGCGAGACGTACGACCTCGACACCTTCGCCGACGAGATCGAGGCGGTGGCGAAAGGCACCAGGCTGTTCGACGCCGGGATGCCGGTGATGGTGGGGCATTCCTTCGGCTGCTTCCCGATGCTGACCGAGGCGGGACGGGAATCCGGACGCTGGCGCGGCGCGGTGATCGTCGATCCGCCGATCTTCTCCCCCGAGCGCCGCACCGGCCGCCGGCGCGAGGACGGGCGCTACGCAGCCCATCGGATCTACCCGACCCTGGAGGCGGCTTTGGCGCGGTTCCGCTTCGCGCCGATGCAGCCCTGCGACGCGCTCTACATCGCCGATCTGATCGCCCGGGAATCGCTGAAAGAGGTGGCGGGCGGCTGGACCTGGCGCTTCGACCCGTCGCTCTGGGCCCGCCTCGCCCTGCCGGACCGGGCCGCGATGGTGAAAGGAGCCCGCTGTCCGCTGGCGCTCGTCACCGGTGCCCGCTCGGACCTGATGCGGCCGGCCGATGCGGCCTACGTGCAGGGCCTGCTGCCGCCGGGCTCGCCCCGGATCGACCTGCCGGAGGCCTATCACCACGTGATGGTCGACCAGCCGCTCGCCTTCGTGGCGGCGCTCCGGACGCTTCTGGCGCTCTGGCCGAACTGA
- the guaA gene encoding glutamine-hydrolyzing GMP synthase, whose product MTTEHDKILIIDFGSQVTQLIARRVREEGVYSEIVPFQAAEAAFAAMKPRAVILSGGPESVTVDSSPRAPQAVFEAGVPVLGICYGEQTMAAQLGGEVEGGHHAEFGRAEVEIIADSALFRGVWHVGEKYPVWMSHGDRVTKLPDGFTTVAISPNAPFAAVADEDRKFYAVQFHPEVAHTPHGALLIRNFVRDIAGCTGDWSMAAFREEAIERIRAQVGGAKVLCGLSGGVDSAVAAVLIHEAIGEQLTCVFVDHGLLRQGEAEEVVRLFRDHYNIPLVHVEASDLFLGELSGVTDPEVKRKTIGRLFIDVFEAEAKKIGGADFLAQGTLYPDVIESVSFTGGPSVTIKSHHNVGGLPARMNMKLVEPLRELFKDEVRVLGRELGLPEAFVGRHPFPGPGLAIRCPGEITAEKLDALRKADAIYLEEIRKAGLYDTIWQAFAVILPVKTVGVMGDGRTYDHVCALRAVTSVDGMTADFYPFDMAFLGRVATRIINEVKGINRVTYDITSKPPGTIEWE is encoded by the coding sequence ATGACGACCGAGCACGACAAGATCCTCATCATCGATTTCGGCAGCCAGGTGACCCAGCTCATCGCCCGGAGGGTGCGTGAGGAGGGCGTCTATTCCGAGATTGTCCCGTTCCAGGCGGCCGAGGCGGCCTTCGCGGCGATGAAGCCGCGGGCGGTGATCCTGTCGGGCGGGCCGGAATCGGTCACGGTCGATTCCTCGCCGCGGGCGCCGCAAGCGGTGTTCGAGGCCGGCGTGCCGGTGCTCGGCATCTGCTACGGCGAGCAGACCATGGCGGCGCAGCTCGGCGGCGAGGTCGAGGGCGGCCACCATGCCGAGTTCGGCCGGGCCGAGGTCGAGATCATCGCCGACAGCGCGCTGTTCCGCGGCGTCTGGCATGTCGGCGAGAAGTATCCCGTCTGGATGAGCCACGGCGACCGGGTGACGAAGCTGCCCGACGGCTTCACCACCGTGGCGATCTCGCCCAACGCCCCCTTCGCGGCGGTGGCGGACGAGGATCGGAAATTCTACGCGGTGCAGTTCCACCCCGAGGTGGCCCACACCCCCCACGGCGCGCTGCTGATTCGCAACTTCGTGCGCGACATCGCCGGCTGCACCGGCGACTGGTCGATGGCCGCCTTCCGCGAGGAGGCGATCGAGCGGATCCGCGCCCAGGTCGGCGGCGCGAAGGTGCTGTGCGGCCTCTCCGGCGGCGTCGATTCGGCGGTGGCCGCGGTGCTGATCCACGAGGCGATCGGCGAGCAGCTGACCTGCGTCTTCGTCGATCACGGCCTCCTGCGCCAGGGCGAGGCCGAGGAGGTGGTGCGGCTGTTCCGCGACCACTACAACATCCCGCTGGTCCACGTCGAAGCCTCCGACCTGTTCCTCGGCGAGCTTTCCGGGGTCACCGACCCGGAGGTCAAGCGCAAGACGATCGGCCGCCTGTTCATCGACGTGTTCGAGGCCGAGGCGAAGAAGATCGGCGGGGCCGACTTCCTGGCGCAAGGAACCCTCTATCCCGACGTGATCGAGAGCGTATCCTTCACCGGCGGTCCGTCGGTCACGATCAAGAGCCACCACAATGTCGGCGGCTTGCCCGCCCGCATGAACATGAAGCTCGTCGAGCCCCTGCGCGAGCTGTTCAAGGACGAGGTCCGGGTGCTCGGCCGCGAGCTCGGCCTGCCCGAGGCCTTCGTCGGCCGCCACCCCTTCCCGGGGCCGGGCCTCGCCATCCGCTGCCCCGGCGAGATCACGGCCGAGAAGCTCGATGCCCTGCGCAAGGCCGACGCGATCTATCTCGAAGAAATCCGCAAGGCCGGGCTCTACGACACGATCTGGCAGGCCTTCGCGGTGATCCTGCCGGTCAAGACCGTCGGCGTGATGGGCGACGGGCGCACCTACGACCACGTCTGTGCGCTTCGCGCCGTCACCTCGGTCGACGGCATGACCGCGGATTTCTACCCCTTCGACATGGCGTTCCTGGGCCGGGTCGCGACCCGGATCATCAACGAGGTCAAGGGCATCAACCGGGTCACCTACGACATCACCTCCAAGCCTCCCGGCACGATCGAGTGGGAGTAG